The Candidatus Polarisedimenticolia bacterium nucleotide sequence GAATCTCCCATATCAGCTCCACCCTCCCTCCCAGGATGGGGGCGTCGTGTAGCTCGAACCCGGCCAGGATCGACGCGGCCCAATCGTACCGGGCCCGCGCGTCGTCGTCCAGAAACGCGACCAGGTCGCCGGCCGCCTCCCGGATGCCGCGGTTCCGCGCTGCATCGAGCCCCAGCTCCGGCTCCAGGACGTACCGCGGGGCGATGCGGCCGCGCGCCTGGCAGCGCGCCACGACCGCCGAGGTATCGTCGGCGGAGGCGTTGTCCACCACGATCACTTCGAAGCGCTCGCGGGAGAGCGACTGCTCCTCGAGGCTTTCGAGCGCGCCCGCCAGCAATCCGGCGCGATTGTGGGTGCAGATCAGGATCGTCAGGTCGACGCTCATCGTCCCTCCGCGAGAAGATCGACGAGGGTGGAGGTGCGCCGGACCGGATCGTAGCGGTAGACCAGCGCCGGGCGATCCGCGTACAGCGCCGCCAGTCCCCGATCGGCCTGGGTGCCGAGGTCGCGCGCGTACACCACGCCCGTCCTGAAATCGAGAGGGTTCCGCAGCAGGTCTCCCGGAGGCATCCGGCCGCTCCCGGTCCGCAGGAAGACGAGCGCCGAGGAGAGGCCCGATTCGGAAACCGAGCGGTAGAGATCGCGGTTGTGCGCCGTCTTGTCCCGGTAGTGGGCCGCGAGCAAAGGCACCGAGCCGCAAAGGCAGAGCGCGACGCCGGCGCCCAAGAGGAGCGCCACGGCCCGGCGGGCCCCGGCCGCGGTAAGGCGCGGCGCCAGGATTTCCGGGGCGCGGATCCAGCCGGCCGTCATCAGGAGCGCCAGATAGAGGAAGCCGTCGTAGTAGTAGCGAGGGCCGTATTCGTTGCTCCCCTTGTTCTGGAAGATCAGGTAGCCGGCGGCGAGCAGCAGGAGTGAGACGGCGGCGAGCGCCAGGATCGGCTGCTCCCGGAAGAAGGACCGCATCGACCTCCCCTTGCCGAGAAAATAGAGGCCGGCGACCGACCCCGGGATCGTCCAAAGGGCCAGCTTCACGAGCCACCAGAGGGTGACGGAGAGGTTGTCGGCGCCCAGCCTGGCGCGGATGTCGCTCGCGTCATAGGCCGCGTAGCCGGAAGTCCAGGGCGATCCGAACAGAACCTGGTTGTATGCCGCCAGCAGGACGAGGACCAAGCCGATCGGCAGCAGGAGCGCTCCCAGCCGGCTCCACTCCCCGCGCCGCGCCCATCGCGCCCCGAGCCAAACGAGAAACGGAAGCGTCAGCGCCGCGGCGGCCGCCGGCCGCATGCTCAGGGCGGCCCCGGTGGCCGCGCCGGCGGCCAGGGCCCATCCGGCCCCCGCCCCATCCTCGAGGCGCAGGACGGCGAGCAGGAAGAGGGCGATGCAGAACAGCGTCGCCGGGTGGTTGAAATAGGAAGCCGCGTTGAACAGGAAGAACGGAGTCAGCAGCATCATTCCCGCGACCGCCGGCTCTCCCGCCGCTCCGAGAAGGCGCCGCCCGATCCGCCCCGCGAGAATCAGGGTGAGCGCCGAGAGGATCGGATTGACGATCCAGGGCGACCCGACCGACGCACCGACGGCGAGCAGCAAGGCCCAGCCCGGAAACGCCTTCGCGAAGAACCTGCCTTTCTCGGCGTCGAGGATCATGCTGCGCGCGTGGAAGAACTCGGGACGCGGCGGGGCCGGAACCCACAGCCGGCCGGTCGAGAAGATCCTCGCCTGCGTGACGTAGGAGCTCTCGTCGGAAGATCCGGGAAAATCGGCGAGGACCCCGAAGCCGATGGCCAGCGCCAAGCCGAGCGCCAGACCGGCGATCCATGCTTCCCGGCGGGCGGCCGGCATCGCCATCCACCGGCGGGCGGCCCGCCCGACGATCTCCGACGCTTGCCGCTCCAGGGAGCCCGCCGGGCGAGCCAGCAGCCGCGGCAGCCAGGCCAGGAAAAGCAGGAACAGCCCGCCGACCAGGCCGATGTCCGCCAGGCCCCTCAGGCGGTACACCAGGCTCTCCTCCAACCCCCCGGGAGGCGCGAACCAGCGCCGGCCCAGCGGCAATGCCGCGGCGGCCGTCGCCAGAAGAATCACCCCGCCGAGAGCCGCGGAGAGCCGGGCGCTGCGCAAGGCCGCGAGCGCCAGGAGCGCGCCGGCCGCGCCCGCCGCCCCGACCACCATCCGCAGCAGATTCAGCTTTCCCGCGGGATCGTCCAGAAGATAAGCGAGTGTGTCGAAGCGCGCGACGATCGCCTCCAGCCGGAGCGCGAGGATCCCGCAAAGGGCTCCGCCAGCCGCCAGGGCCGCGGCCAAGCCGTAGCGGGCCCCGAGGCCGCCCGGAGCGGGGAGACCGGCTGGCGCGGCGGAGAGGATGGGTCGGGAGGCTGTCCTCATCCGCGGTTCCTCCGGTAGAGCGAGACGGTGGACCCGTCCGGCTCCTGGAAGACGCCGATCCGGGTGAACTCCGCCTGCCGGGACTCGAAGTACCGAGTCATCGCGGGGACCACCGCTTCCCAGGGAGGCACGGCGTTCTCGCCCGTCTTAGTGAGCAGATAGTCGTACTCCTCGAAGCTCTGGTAGAAATCTCGCCGATCGAAGGGATCGAGTCCGACCTCCATCGCCACGTGACGCTTCATCCGGTTCACCAGCTGCACCACCGTGACCGGCAGATCGCGCCGGGCGACGTAATAGGCGACGGTCGGCCCATTCACCCGCCGCATGTCAGGAATCACGCCGAGCTTCCAGGCCGTCCGCCCGTCGCCCGAAAGGGGCGCGAGATCGCTCCGGAGACGGCGGGCGATCTCGTCGATCCGCCAGTTCCCTTCCGACTCCGGCTTCCACCCTCCCCCGAGCCCGGCCGTCGGGAGCGTCACGAGCAGGAGGGCGCCCGCCGCGGCGCTCCACTTCTTCGGCCCGCTCCGCCGGCGCCACAGCTCGACGATTCCCCGGGCCCCGAGGAGAACCAGGACCGGGAGCCAGGGCAGGAGGTAGCGGGACTGCTTGTTCGCCACCGCGAACGTGAAGAGAATGTAGACGCTGGCGGCCCACAGAGCCAGGAAGACTCCCGCGCCGCGCGCCTCCCGCCGCCTCCACGGGAACAGGATGAGCCCGCCAAGGACCGAGAGCGTCAAGGGCCAGCCCATCAGCCTCCTCGGAAGCGCTTCCAAGTGGAAGGCGAGCGAGGCGAAGGAGAAGGGCGAGGCGAAGCCGTCCGCGGCCCCGCCGGCATGGACCACGGTCTTGCGGACCAGGATGGGGAGAATGGGGGCGTAGTACGGGGCCATCACCGCCGCGGCCGCGCCGATCGCCCATCCGAGATTCATCCAGCGCTCCCGGCGCGACTGACCGTCGTGCGCCTCCCGCAACCCGGCGAGCAGCGCCATCATCACGGGGGCCGCCAGGAAGAGGAAAAAGCTCCACTTGGCGAGCATCCCCGCCCCGCACAGGGCCCCGAACGCGAGGCTTCGCCCGCGAGCCGAAAACCGGCCGGTCGACAGGAGAAGCCATACGGAAGCGATCACCAACGCCGTCAAGGGAAGGTCGAGCATGTATTCTCCGGCGTTCGATCGAATCCCCGGCGCCGCCAGCAGGAGCAGTCCGGCCAGCACTCCGGCGGGCCTACCGAACAAGCGGTTCCCCAGCCCCCACACCGAGACGATCAGCAGCGCCAGGAAGAGCAGGTTCGTGACCATCGCCGTCTCGTAGGATCTTCCGCCGACCAGGTAGAGCAGCGCCGTGACACCCGGCACCAAAGGAGGGTAATAACCGGAAGGCGTCAGCAGCGGATAGCGTTCCGAGCCGCCCAGGATCGATCGGAGCGCCCCCCCGGTCACGGCGGAGGGATCCCGGAGGATCCGCTCGAAGACGACGCTGTCGCGCAGGTGGACCGCTTGATCCCACCCGGGAGGCGTGCCGCTTTCCCTCAGGCGGGGGGCGAGCGCCGCGGAGAAAAGGACGATCCCCGCCAGCAGGATCGCGCCTTCCCGCCAGATCGCCGGAACTTTCCAGAAGGCTCTGGCAGGAAGCGCCGCCGGCCGCGCGGCCTGCACCAGCGCCGGGAAGGTGGATCGCGCCCTCATGAGCGATCTCCCTGCCGCGCGACGGAGGGCGGCTCCAGGCGCGGGCGGTAGATCACGTAGCCGTCCACGATCCCCTCGGGGCGATAGGCGCGGCCGATCGCCGCGAGGGTCGTGTCGGCCCAATAGGTCTCCCCCTGATAGTGGCTCGGATGCTCCACGGGGGAGCGCAGGACGATGACCCCGAAATCGCGCTCGAGAATCCGCCGGTTCAGCGGCTCCGCGTCCCACCGTCCGCGGCGCTGCATGTAGGCGAAAGCGAAGGGATCCATCATGGTCAGAGGCTTGCCGCACTTCAGCGCGACGTTTTCATCCTCGATCAGCACGTCGCCCGGAGCCGCGGCCGCCAGCCGAATCACTTCCCGGTTCGACTGGTAGGCGTACTCCCCCATGCGCGCCGTGGCCCCGATCGATCCCGCCAGGAGGATCCCGAAGACCCCGGCCGCGAGGAGCGCTTCCTTCTCTTCCAGCCGCCGGGCGGTCCCTTCGAGCAGCGAGGTCAGGGAGACACCCGTGAGGATGAGCGTGGCCGCCAGCGGCTCCATGAAGTAGTAGAAATCGCTCCCCAGCTTGGCGGAGGCGGCGGCGCTCACCGCCAGCGCCACGGCCAGATAGCACACGGGGAGACGGAGCGTCCGGTCCCACCGCAGGAGCCGGGGCAGCAGCCGCGCCGAGAGGATCAGCGGCAGGGCCGCCATGGCCAGGAATGCAG carries:
- a CDS encoding glycosyltransferase family 39 protein, with the protein product MRARSTFPALVQAARPAALPARAFWKVPAIWREGAILLAGIVLFSAALAPRLRESGTPPGWDQAVHLRDSVVFERILRDPSAVTGGALRSILGGSERYPLLTPSGYYPPLVPGVTALLYLVGGRSYETAMVTNLLFLALLIVSVWGLGNRLFGRPAGVLAGLLLLAAPGIRSNAGEYMLDLPLTALVIASVWLLLSTGRFSARGRSLAFGALCGAGMLAKWSFFLFLAAPVMMALLAGLREAHDGQSRRERWMNLGWAIGAAAAVMAPYYAPILPILVRKTVVHAGGAADGFASPFSFASLAFHLEALPRRLMGWPLTLSVLGGLILFPWRRREARGAGVFLALWAASVYILFTFAVANKQSRYLLPWLPVLVLLGARGIVELWRRRSGPKKWSAAAGALLLVTLPTAGLGGGWKPESEGNWRIDEIARRLRSDLAPLSGDGRTAWKLGVIPDMRRVNGPTVAYYVARRDLPVTVVQLVNRMKRHVAMEVGLDPFDRRDFYQSFEEYDYLLTKTGENAVPPWEAVVPAMTRYFESRQAEFTRIGVFQEPDGSTVSLYRRNRG